A genomic stretch from Mesoplodon densirostris isolate mMesDen1 chromosome 3, mMesDen1 primary haplotype, whole genome shotgun sequence includes:
- the LOC132486717 gene encoding microtubule-associated protein RP/EB family member 1-like — MDDSSAIRTGWYTYGIKHQLAKCNSSREPKVAVNVYSTSVTSDNLSRHDMLAWINELIERLCSGAAYCQFMDMLFPVSIALKKVKFHAKLEQEYIQNFKILQAGFKRMGVDKIIPVDKLVKGRFQDNFEFVQWFKTFFDANYHGKNYDPVAARQGQGTAVASSLFAPALNKLKKPLSSSSAAPQRPTATHRTTATPKAGPGMVRENPGVGNGGDEAAELMQQVNVLKLAVEDLEKERGFSFGKLRNIELVYQENEGENNPVLQRIVDILYATDEGFVIPDEGGPQEEQEEY; from the coding sequence TCCAGCCGAGAGCCGAAGGTGGCAGTGAATGTGTACTCAACGTCGGTCACCAGTGATAACCTCAGTCGACATGACATGCTAGCCTGGATCAATGAGTTGATTGAACGTCTGTGTTCAGGGGCTGCCTATTGTCAGTTTATGGACATGCTGTTCCCTGTCTCCATTGCCTTGAAGAAAGTGAAATTCCATGCTAAGCTAGAACAAGAATACATCCAGAACTTCAAAATACTACAAGCAGGTTTTAAGAGGATGGGTGTTGACAAAATAATTCCTGTGGACAAACTAGTAAAAGGAAGGTTTCAGGACAATTTTGAATTCGTTCAGTGGTTCAAGACGTTTTTTGACGCAAACTATCATGGGAAAAACTATGACCCTGTAGCTGCCAGACAAGGTCAAGGAACTGCGGTGGCCTCCTCCCTTTTTGCTCCGGCTCTGAACAAACTGAAGAAACCTCTCAGCTCTAGCAGTGCAGCTCCACAGAGGCCCACTGCAACACACAGAACTACTGCAACCCCTAAGGCTGGCCCGGGCATGGTGCGGGAGAATCCTGGTGTGGGGAACGGGGGTGACGAAGCAGCCGAATTGATGCAGCAGGTCAACGTATTGAAACTTGCCGTCGAAGacttggagaaagagagaggtttCTCCTTTGGAAAACTAAGGAACATTGAATTGGTTTACCAGGAGAACGAAGGGGAGAATAACCCTGTATTGCAGAGGATTGTGGATATTCTGTATGCCACAGACGAAGGCTTCGTGATACCTGATGAAGGGGGCCCGCAGGAGGAACAAGAAGAGTATTGA